TTGGAGCATTCATTTTACCACTCTAGCATAAAACATAAGCTTGACTTCACATAACGTATGTCAGAATCACACTATGcttgaatatatgcatggatttTCAAAAGTTCTGTTAGTTTGCTTTTCTTTCAACATCCTACGTAATGGAGATTGGGTATCAAATTTATATTCTTAgtctaaaaattttcataaactcTTAACACCAAGAGGACAAGGGTCATATTTAGTCTCCTTGAAATGaaattattcaagaaaattGTAGAATCCAGAAAACAGACAACATAACAAGAATGTCCATTTAACTTTCTTTCCAAGTGTCTTCCACTTTTACATCAGGCATATTTTCACATGTGAAATTAGCAAAGAATACAACAATCAAAGAACAGCATAAACGCCCGAGGATTTGGACATTTGGGGCCATGTCTAGAATCCAAACaaatgaaaaagaaagaaaataaagCTGCGGCAGCATCATCATTACTAAAAACCAAAGAGTAGGTCATAGCTCAAATGCACAGGATGAGAAAAAAGGAGGCTGGGCTACACTGACACGTTCCAGAAGCATTTACAAAATGTCCAAGAGGTGctcttttttctttcttttttttttttatggagAGGAGAATGGTGTTTCAAGAATATGATCAAGACCACCTCCACTACTTGCCCAAAAAAAACAGAAGGGGGTGTCTTTTTCAAGCTCTGCCTGTTCAATTGTCTTTCTAAGTTCCTCTAGTCAAACACACAAAAACATGGGTCGAAATTCTATATCTTCGAAGGTCAGGACTTTTTAGGCATCAAGGCACAAGATGAACTTAGTTGGAAATCGGTCTATAGACAGCAGTGTACAAGCTACAGCCACAGTGTTGGTATCTCAAGGCAACTTCCGGCAGTGCCATTTTCGATTCAATGTAATCGTCCGTCCGAAATCAACTTTGGCATGCACCATCATGGAGTTCATATAATGGAGGATACTTCTTGCTAAGATGTTATCATTTATTCTCAGGCTGCCATTGTTGCAAGTTGTCATTTCCTGGTCAAGAAATCGACCTTTATAAAGGAGGTTCACAATAGAAAGTGCAAATATAACGAAATGGGCAGAATAAATGCTAACCAGCAGATTGTTTGTGCTCCGAAGGTTTTGTCTGAATGGCTGCCGGAACAGGATGAGCATAAGAGAATCCAACAGGTAAGAGGGTTCCGGCGGACTGTGCGGCTAATTGAGCAGCATGGATAACGGCTTGGGAAGTCAATCCACCACCACCTTTAACATTACATGTGGCGGCAGCAATTGCTTTAGCAGGATCATTGGTGGCCGCACTAGATGTCGTGACAGAAGAGGTCAAGGACTGCGCCCCAGTCGAGGTTAGTGGCGCATTTTGTAGCTGCTGCGTTGGCTGACTCTGCTGGTCTGGCCGTCTTCTCTGCATATAGTACCCACTTGGGACAGAAGTGGTGGAGCTTGTACTGATTGGATTCGTTGTTTGGACTTGAGAAAATGGATTTGAGAAGAACAGCTGTGCCTGCTGCATAGTCTTTGGAAGCTGCTGCTGATGAGGCTGCTGTTGGATATGCGGCCTTGCTCCACTACAAGGAGAGGAAGCTATTTGAGGGTTTCCTAGGATCGATGGAGATTTCTGACTTGGTATAGAAGCAGGGTTTTTGATCGGCTGCGCTGACAACGAAGAAGCTTGATTCATTTTGTTGCTACTAGGAGCAGTCGTAGTTGTTCTTGGACTTCCACCCGATCCTTTCGAGATGGAAGAGGTTGTAGGAGAACTGACCATCATAGGGGCTGATGGACCCTGCTGGTTATTCAACGGTGCTTGCCCTTGCGCACTTGTCTGCGTCTTTTGATTTCCTCCAAAGGATATTTGTGTGTGCATTGGTGGTTGAGCCCGTGGATGCTGCTGAGAATGGCTTTTCAGCGTCGATACGGTTGATGAGGCCGGAGGAGATGGCGCTTGAGAGGTGGCTGTTCTTGTATGATTTTTCCACTGGGGAGATTGAGCTGGGCTGCTATTATTGCTATGAACAATGTTTTGTGGGTAACCGGAGAGAGGGTTTGGAAACTTGGCAGATATGGAAGAAGATGAATTCAAGTGATCGGGGTACACATTTCCATTGATAGTTGCCGGTGCCTTTCGAGTTGCTGCCAGTTGCTGCTGCTTAATTTGCAGCATCTTTTGCTGCTGAAACTGAGCTTGAATGTGAGCATTCTGGACATTGCCAACTCCTGCGCTATTGGCTGTCCCAGGTCGGGAGCTTCGAGCCGAGCCAGTCAAAACATTCAGGGATCGAGCCGAGCCATCGATTCCACTATTTGCAGGAATAGAAGAAACAGGTGTATCGGCCAAGTCTGATCTTGTAAATGCAATAGACTGCGCAATGCCAACCTTCCCTGATGAACTTTTTCTTTCAGCATCAGTGGAGACGGAATCTCCACCCCCTGATTTAATATCCTCTGAGATTCTAAAATTCTTCTTTTGTGCAGCCtgagcagcagcaacagcagccaCCATTTGGATGTTCTGTCGAGTAGCTTCTGGGAAGTTCTGAAATACGGCATGATTTTGCGTCATGGTAGCGATATCAATGCCCGGGCTGACATTCGAACCATTGATGGTACCGAAAGACATCGCAAAGCTATGGGGAGGTAAAGAGTCCACTCCACCTTTCGATTTCTGATGTTGTGTTTGTTGTGGCGGCTTCTTTTCACTATTACTAACAGCTCCAATGGGCACAACGTTGGAAGCAGCAGCACTAGCCAAAACAGGTGGTGGAGTCATCAAGGCAAAATTTTGTGGGTGAATTGGCATGGCGAAATTTTGGCCATATATGTTCACAGAGGCCCAAGATCCTCGGTTATCAGTAGTTGTTGGACTCTCTTCACCGCCTATTTCATTATCAGCAAGCCGTGGCCGAGTCGAAGATATATGCTGTTGTGTATGATGCGATGACTGAGGTTTCTGAGCTGGAAAATTTGTGCTTCCAGCCACACCACTAGCGCCGCCACTTGGGGAACGAATCTGCTGGGCCGGCAAATGCCTCTGGGACGAAGAGGAGCTACTAGATGCACTTGCATTTTGGTGGGCTTGCAGCATTTGCGGTGACTGAGAGTCGGTCGGTTGTTGGTGCTGAAGTTGAGAGGGATGAATCATCTGTGACGAATAGAAAGGACCATTGAAGATAGGCATCGCCTGTGCCGGGGTCCCCCTGTAGTTTGGTGGAGCACCAACGGCAGGAATAGGAAAAGGGTAAGCATTATTTTGTAAGATCGCCAAGTACTGTGTTTCATTGGTAGCCATGTTTGGGTAGTTGAAGCTCATTGGAGTTGATGCAGCTCCAGCTGTAGCAGGCGCACTTGCAGAGGCAGAACGAGAGGCATTGGATGAAGCCTGGCTTGCAGCTGTATGAGATTTTGCGGCGGCTGGCCTCTGCGAGGCGGCTGCCGCGGCGGCTGCATGTTGTTGATTCAAAGGGAAGATAAAAGCTGGCCCCTATGAAAACAAAGTCCCagataataaaatcacatcaaaactTACATAAACgcaaaattaaaaagaaaataaaatcacatcaaaacttatataaacgcaaaattaaaaagaaaataaaatcacatcaaaacttatataaacgcaaaattaaaaaaaaaaaaggagtttGATATTTATAATCCATTTTGTATTTATCCACACTCCACTCCACCTCATGTGTAAAATAAAGGTCAAATTTATTCACAAATAGAgtgcaaataataaaaaaaatatactgTAAATATCAACTTCCAAAAAAAACATACCACTAAATTACTAGTTGCCGCAACAGGGGGCAAAGCTTGCTGGAGCATAACTTGTTGCTTTCTGTGAGCAGAATCTGAGGAATTAGCAGACTGAGAAATTTTTTCCTTACCACCAGCAATGGAATTGCTAGTCAGATTCTGCCCTTTCTCATGAATGTTACTATTCGCACCTCTACCTGTACTATTTCCAAGCAACTCGGTGACTGTCACAGCATTCATATTTCCAGGTTTCGCCCCAAACAATGATGCCGAACCTGCAGCTGCTTGCCAGAAGGGATTCATCTTCATGAACTGTTGGAAATAGTTTATATTCCTAGCAATGTAGCAATGCGTAGCACACCGTTTAGGCCGAGGTTGAGAGAAGGGCGGCTGCAAAATTCACATTGGCAATCACGAAAGATATTCCAatcaaagaagaggaaaaaaGTTAGTAAAACCATACATGGATAGGTGGTGGCGTTACAGTGCTTCCATCCATTGAGACAACTCCTTGCAATGGTGCCATATATCTGCCACGAAAATACCGAATCTTACCAAGTTATTTCCCGAAAAGCTggagttttaaaacaaatttacTACTTCAAATTCTTTAAATGAGCCTCAGAAACACAAGAAACAACCGTACCCCATGGGTGGTGGAAGCCCACCAGGCCAGGTAGCCATGGACATAGGCAAAGGCAATGAGCTCGCCAATTGACCTGAGAACGAGACCAAAATCGTTCAAATCGAAACCGGAAAATCCTTGAAAATACACAGAAAGATTCCCGGGTCAAAAAATGGATTAAAAAAAATCGACTTACCAGGTTTCCCAGTGGCTGGCTCCTCTTTGGCCACTTTTAGTGGCATTTGTGGCTGCTTCAAAACCTGGTGCTGTAATGTATTTCCACCATCTCTCTCAGACTTTTCCAAATCAAGCTGTAGATCAAGATTCTTACCCTTTTTCTCAAATGGCTTCAGCATTTCATCTTCTTCTGCTATTTTTTCACCTTTGATTTTTTCACCTGTCACATTTGTCAACTTAACTTTTCCACTTTTTCCTTTATCTTCTTCTTCATCTTTCAACATCATAGACTTCAACTCCTACACGAATAagagtttaaaaaaaatcaaaataaatgcAGATCCACACAGAAAAAAAAATCCACTTTTCAAGAATCTGAAGCTCGATATCTAGTACAATACCGCATCAACGATGGATGGATCCGGCTTCTGATCTGAGCCTGCCAAATCAACCTTGCTTTGTTTATCAGGTGAAGATCTGACCAGAGGTGGCGGAGCCTGAAATGGGTTCAAAATTTTCAGATCAAGAAGAATTCATTTGTCCAACCAAAAATCGCTTCTTTATACTCACCATCAGATCTATGACAAACTTCTCTTCCCTCTGATTTTCAGCCTCGGCAGGAATTAAAGAACTGAAATTTTTCAGAGAAAAAACACAACACAAAAATACCAACATTAGGCCTATTTCAAGAAAATAGTCACCAAAAACAAAATATTGCACCACCAACATCAAATCTTGAAATTCTCACGCTTTAATAATTGTAACAGCGGCTGAAGCTGTCGTTGTCAAGCTCGAATCCTGGCGACCACTATAATCAGTTCTCATCTCTTTCCCCTTTATTAAGACCGTCTCTTCTTGCTGAACTAGATCTGCGTTGCTCTTCGATTCCTCAGCAGTAGATTTGAAGTCCGAATCAATTTtaatagattcaggagctttcAACTCTAGAAGATGTTGCACCTGCTGACCTTGAGAATTGACCAAATCACCACCCATTTCAAACCCATTCTCTCCAGTGGATCCAGAGATTTTTTCCAATTTAGGCGATGAAATTTCATTCTTTGGAGCTTGGTCCATCTCCGGTTTCGTAAAAACGGGGCTACTCCGAGCGCCATAGCTGGAATTTTCCAATACTTGCCTTGGCCTCTTTCTCTTCGGagctacaataaaaataatagtaGTGAAAAACCAAAAATATAAACCGCGAACTTCAAGTGGAATCTACTCAAGTGTACTTTTAACATACCAACAGCTGATAGAGGGCTCGTATTACAGGCTAAATTCATATTATTAGCCGACGCAGAATTCGAGATCGGCGACGAAACATGAGATTTCGTGTCGCTGCTGGATCTATTGACTTCTCTCCAATCCTCTTTCTTCAAAGAAGGGCTTTGAGATTGAGTCTTCAACCCATATAAAACCTCAGCAATTTCAATTTCCAGCTCCTCCGGATTCGAAGAACTAGTCTTCGATGACACCTTAGAAGGTTTTAGCTTTGGTCCGCTGTTAAgtttctaaattaaaaaaaaggCATCAGAAGAACTGAGAAAATCTACAAGtctgaaaatattttccagAATAATGAAGATTCTTGAACACTAACAAGCTTTTTTCTAACGGAAGCATTGGAAGAAGAGGGCGACACTGGAGTAGCCGGAGATGGAGCAAGGCCTTGTCTCACCGGAGAACTTGATGCTTGCAGAAGAATTTGCTCTCCTCCGAAAATCCCACCGGCGCTAATATAATTGCTACTCCCCGAAATCCGATCATGGGACCTCTTTGCGCATGCTGAAGAAACACAAATCAAGATAAAACCCATAAAAGAAACATGTtaacaaaaattaataataaaaaatcaaaGAAAAGGGATTTTAATGCTTTGGACTTTTACCAGAACGAGCTTTTCTTGGAACAGAGACACCGATCATTTCATCACCAGGTTTCCAGACAGGACAAGCCTTGAAAACCTTGGAAGAAGAAGACGTACTGGGGGGGGGGAATGTTTTCTTTGTCTGAAGATGTTGATTAGCGGTGATGATATTCGTAGCACTACTATCGTGTTGATGTTGGCTAAGACCACTGCTGTGGCTTTGGTGGTGGTTGGAAACCGGCCCAACAGTTGGCGGCAACAACCTAACCCCGCCGCCGCCGGAGTTTCCTTCATCGTCCTCATCCTCGTCGTCGTTAACACTCTCTTCTGAAGTTTCATCTCCTCCAACATCATCTCTATTGCTCATCAATCTCTCGGCTCTTCTCCGTTTACTCCTACTATCCCTTTCTCTCAAATCTCTTCCTCTTTCCCTTTCTctctccctctccctctccctctccctctccctcTCTTGATCTCGATCATTCCTCACTCTGTCCCTTAATCTTATAGATTCCTGCAATTCAACTCCCAAATCTTCATCTGCAgaaccaagaaaaaaaaaagaactgaaataagaaacaacccaagaaaacaacaaaaataaataaattttttctaaagaaaatttacaatcaGATCTGTTTAAAGCTGAATCCGTGCAGACCTGGCGATCCTCTGAGACTGTTTGTTCTATGTCTTCTTCTCTTGAAACCATTAGAGCCCACAATACTAGCCCTTCTGGTTTCTCTATTCCTATCCATTACACCCCCTTCTCCACtccacaaaataaaaaattttgagcTCGACCCAGATGACTAAATCCCAATCTAAAACCTCATCTTCGGTCAAGAACAAAAGAACTCGCAGCAAATTCTTGATTGAAAACAAGCTCCGgcgatattaaaaaaaaacaacaatctTTTTCCAAAATCTCTTTCCTAAATGGGCTTCCTCCACCCCCAAAACCCCAAAATCCACCCTTTtcctctctttttcttttttcccacACCCACTGGTTCcctcaactctgtcaagaaaTGAGCCCTTTCTTTCTTGCAATCTATCTCTTCTTTTCTTTTGGGGCTATATTTCACATCTATACAGCCTTATGGAAACCTCAGATGCACTTACTTCGTCACCCGAGTCAATCTTCACCCTCCGATCCAATCCCATCTGCCAGCATGGCTGCATCCTCAGCCGTCCAGttcttattaataatttaataaaaaaacaacACCACCCATTTAATTACCGGAACGTGTCGGTTTCCTGCTTCCCCCATAAGATTCCATATTTTCTAAATTTAAAAAAGGTAACTACATTAAAAACATAACGTGGGGCCCACAAAATTTCTCAATAATGTAAAAATTATAGTTTTCGAGTGTTTATTTGGGTTATTTATTTAATGTGAATGTATCTTTTCCAATTACTCactaaataaatacacacaagTAGAACAGtaataatcaaatatttaataatttactttgctaaatcaaaatttatattttttatataaataacatttattattatatgtaaATTTAAGAGGTGAAATATTACCATTTGAACGAGTTCACCCACCAAGAATTTGGCTGCCAAATTCttgtattatatttatatttatatatcccaccaattagaaaaaaaatattatttaaatatattttttaaatataaaaatagaaTAAAACAATTGGGGGAGTGCAATAATTACGGTCTTATTGATTAGTGGTAGGGCCGAGGTGTATTTAGTAGGAGCTAGTAGTTTACTTTTCCAAGAGTGGGTCCCACATTCAACGGTTGGGATTACCGTGGCAGCAGATAGGCAACATAGCAGCCGTCAGATCGCGCTTGACGTGGCGGACGAGAATTTTGAAGTCCGAGCTGGCGTAACGGAGCATGACGGTCCGTCGGATCGCAATCCGATCGGACGGTAGATGTTTAGGCGAAAGAATAAAATTGGAGTCACGGTCACAATCACGGAACTTCCGAGAAATCGGTAGGACCCAcaagattttattatttcaacGTGAATATAACAATAATGTATTTGTATTTTTTGGTATTGCAGTGAAGTTTCGTAGATCGataccattatttaatttaatttaaatagtaaaataACTGATTCATGTACGGCAATGAAATATTTAAGAAAGGACAAAGATATAGTAATAATTGCTGGTTtcgagaaaataaaataatatatcattgttaataatattttttgccTAATTGTCACGTTGCGGTGGTGAGGTGTAACTGGAGGACCCCCACACCGAGTTACGTGTCTTATTTGTTCCACCGCTTGTATTTGGTCAAAAAAATCGCAGCTTCGTTTTCAAAGCTATCTCCAAATGTGTGTTTCATTAAAAAAAgggataattttttatttactgATTATTGTTTTGAATggcaaataataatataaaagatATTTGGGTGATCAAAAATATCACTTTCatgtttaattaatcttttttagttgaatattttattcaaatttgtCCATTTTTGGCATAGATTGGACCTAACCCTATTCTGCAACTTAGCTGAACAAATTGTCCTGTTGCCTTTTTAgtagatatttatttttaattattataatatatcaaATTTATCGTCGATTCGAAAAATATACAAAGCAATACCATATTTGTTTACTTtttacgattttttttttttttttttagatttgaatGCATATAGTTTTCATTTTAAGACGCAGTGAAATTATTCCCTTTTGTTATTTGTTACAACCTTTTCAAAAACATAGCTAATTTTGGACTTTGAAATGAAAATTTGTTGCTTGTGTATATACTTTAAATGAGTCCTAATCTCACTCATTTCACTTAGTCGTggggtgtattcaattcagagttttgataacttttaataattttttcaaatgataaattttatgaattttatagatttttattgacttttacggaatatcacatatttataaaaagatttatgttgattcatGTAGATTTTTTTAGcgagatttttaaaattttttgtgaattttttttatagaattttattaattttgtacttaattataacatattattgaaataatttttcaatatttatattaataaataaatttacttatttaaaagttaaatcatttaatctttatatgtgtatatatgtgggtttgtatgcatgtttgtaaatttttaaaatatatcaattgattaatctataaccttgtttttgaattgatagtatacatgtgaaaataatattatttatcattgtgTAGAtacaattttgtataaaaatatcatagtttacatattaattgaaaatgctaaaaaaatttaaaaaatcatgatTGTTGCGGCATTTTTTGGatcattttttaattattattgaatattacattaatttgtataaattataagttaaaaatcataaaatcaattctagaattcaaatttttttataatattaaaataaaaaattattaaatgaacaatcagctgaaaaatgaaaaatttgaaaagaaagatgaaaatatatatagagacacttttcgaaaatttgagagagtgaTAGAGATATATAAGAggagagaagataagaagagaGGTGATGTGAAGCGACGGAGAAAGaaataaatagcttgtgtatgggctagaatttttaaaaatcaatataaatcTTTGGATTGAACCtaatacaatttttgacaatttatagttgtaccttacgctttaatgtttgtatattaatgaattccatgaagtttttaaaagtctattgaaaatttgaatacctctagacttttatagagtttttaaaggtcaatgttgaatatcacttgactttttaaaactctgtgaaagtctattttgaataaCGCTAGACTTCTATAGAGTATGCAAAAGTCTTAATTGAATAcatctagacttttaaaatctacaaaagtcattaaaaatcaataaatctccTACATTGAATTAGTCTTGTATAGAATAACGAACTAAATCGAATCGAATAGTAACGAAAATTTAACGCTCAAATTAAGCATATTCGAGTTCAAACTCaacttaaaattcaaaaattttaaatttttgggctCGAGTTCGACTCGAAATGAAGTTCGTGTTTGAATCAAGATGTTTGAATATATTTGCGAACTATTCAAGCTGTTGTTCAAACACTAAAGTTCGAGAATAAAGTTTCGAAATATCAAAATATCCGAGAagatcataattttatatatttaatatatataaatatgatgtaaacaaaaaaatttgtacCTTGAGTTCGATCTGGTGAGCCAAATACTCGTTATTGATTTATTATGAGTTGAGCTGAAAGTTTTGTGTAAGTTGGGGCAGAGTAGAAGTGTGATATGGATCTGCACATGTGAACAGAAGTTAGAGGGTGTCAGAAGTGTTTTCGTCGTAGACCCCGCAATGCTTAAGTCAATATTAGGACAAAACTTCAGGGTGAGAACAAAAATAGTGATAGTGAAAGTAACGAGGGAATCTGAAAACCATAAAAGATATATGATATTTATGGAAGTGAGAAGAACTAGATATCTTATAGGAGAATGACTCTTAGTAAAACAAATCCttgaaatattatattaatgttGATATTCGCTCTTATCTGACCTTATATTTATCATATAATAAATTTGAACTGTATCATGATATCACTGGATTTTTTCCTTTACAGGAGTTTCAACTCGGTATTTTATATTAACAAGACTGTGCATTTATCGTCATTGTTACTCGAGCTCGGATGCTAATACTATGAGCTCGGTTGCTCGGGCTCTCCGATCTTATGGGACCTATTTTCCAAGTAGATAACAGTTTAGACTCTATGTAAGATTTTGGACTTGGACTTTGACTTTAAATGTACCAATAATAAgcctattttattttattagatGGGCTCAATAATAAATGATTTGGGCCGAACCCGAGTTGGTTCGGCTATATATATGAGGATATCAATAGTACCTTCCCATTTATGCTCTAAAATAAGTATTAGGTTTAGACCAAATATTTGGGCCTAGCCACGATCAACCAAAGTAAAATCTATTGATTCTAGATTAGTATTTCTTCCCAATTTGTGTTAATTAAAGTTAGTTCTGAACCGCATAAATGGACTGGCCAAGATCCTGATCCGCGAACGTTGTGTTTCTTCCAGAATTGTGTTTTTTTGGATTGCATCTTGAGCCGCTAAAAAAACAATCAGGATTTGGATTCATGTGCTTCTTTTCTAGACCGTCGATCTTCGTGTGAACGGTCAAGATCCGTATTTTTTTACCTTCTCGAGGCTTCTGTTTGGCTTTCCGCCCAAATCTTTGTCGTCATACCAGTTTTGATCGTGCGGTTGTGAACATCCAAACTTTCTTATAAATAGAGTTTCTCCCCTATCATTTTCACTTTTTCCTGAGTCTTTACTCTGCCGAAATATCTATTTGTTCCCAACCAGAAATTTCTTCTTGATCCCTTCCTTATATTCGATCTTTATCCTTagtatgtttttatttattccCTAAAATGTAGAGTCTCGACCATATAATAGTTGGTGAGGTGGACTAGGAGGTAGAAAATAAGATACCCAAGAAAATAGGTGTTGTCTCCCCCTCCGATCACTCCTTGAGTTCCGAGCATGATACCTCTCATGCTCGACGAATTAAAAGGGTTAGGGCCAATGAATCTAGACTAAGGGCAACCAGGATCCTTTGGTATAAGGTATTTGGGTCTTACTTAGATCACAAGATGGGGGATGAGATTACGGAGAATTAACGTATGCCAGTCGATTTCGACTTGCTTTTGCTCGACATAAACGACCGACCTCACAATCCTCCCGAGGGTTTTCATACTTTATACACAGATCAATTAGACATGGGTATTAGGTTTCATGTCCCCCGTCTAATCCAAAAAATATGCAACCTTATCGTGTTTGCCCTAGTCAATTGACTCTGAACTCGTACTCTACCCTTCTCTCTTTAGCTGTTATACTTAGGTATTTAGGTTCCCATTAGTGTAgctttacttttataatttgtaGGTATTAATAGGGTCATCCCAGGTCGCTTCTATATTAACACTCGGACCAAATATATTTTCTTAAGAAAAAACCCTACCTCTCATAAGGGGTGGCCGAACAAAAAACTTTTTTATTCGATCTCCCAAGCCCTGGGTCTGTAAAATGGACTAGGTCAAGGAGGTCAATGCTCGACCAACTCCAGACCTTGAACACATCCCTGCCCTTGAAAATTTCCTAGTCACTATGTCGGATCATGAAAGACAATGTGCTCGATAACTTCGGATTTTGTAGAAAGAGGTCCAAATGTAGGGGACGTATGTAGAGCTCAGGTGTTGCCCCAATTATTTTTAGACTAATTGACTTGTTTCCCGTGCAGACAACATTATCATGAGGGATGAGATGCTTGAAGCCTTAACAAGAAGAAGGCTGAGGCGGAGGCTTCAGAGTTGCCATCCCTCGAGTCTCCAGAAAAGCTCATCTGGAAGAAAAAGAAAGATCATTTGCAGAGCCCTCTAGCACGAAAGGTCATTTCCTCTAGAGCCAGTGTCTCTTTGACAGGGAAGCAGAAAGATCTCGAGGGCTTCTTAATGAAAGAAGTAGGGCTATGGAGAAGAGCACAGTGGTTGAGTTTGGAGACTCTTCGCGAGCTCATCGACTTGAGTCGAGAGGTCGATATATGGCACGTGGGTGTCATTCCTTCAGAACCCATTGGACCCAATTGTGTTGGACCtgcttaaaaattaaatttatgatGCCAACCTATGGCTAGTGCATCGAGCCTCCTACCAAGAGGTGTATAAACAGATGGCTCTTGGGTTTCTTCGAGCAagtttttttttctcatttctaTCTTTTTGTCATACttacttatttttattatttctcatGCAAAGCATGTTTTTTCGTCGAGGAGTAGTCCTTATTCGCATAATTATCCACGCGGAATAACCAAAAGGAAAGGATGATTTCTGGGCTCGACACACTGAAGATAATGCAGCAGCTCCGAGCCGCTGAGACTCGAACTATCGAGGACTAGGTTTCACTCATGGCAAAGTCAGAGGAGGTTTGGGAGGAGGTTTCCTTAGCTGCACAGGAGCAGGACTGGCTGAAAAAGAAAAACCTTGCTATAGAAAGTCAATTACCGAGCCAATGGCAAGAGGTTGAGGC
The Primulina tabacum isolate GXHZ01 chromosome 9, ASM2559414v2, whole genome shotgun sequence DNA segment above includes these coding regions:
- the LOC142504597 gene encoding protein TIME FOR COFFEE-like isoform X2, which translates into the protein MVSREEDIEQTVSEDRQVCTDSALNRSDYEDLGVELQESIRLRDRVRNDRDQERERERERERERERERGRDLRERDSRSKRRRAERLMSNRDDVGGDETSEESVNDDEDEDDEGNSGGGGVRLLPPTVGPVSNHHQSHSSGLSQHQHDSSATNIITANQHLQTKKTFPPPSTSSSSKVFKACPVWKPGDEMIGVSVPRKARSACAKRSHDRISGSSNYISAGGIFGGEQILLQASSSPVRQGLAPSPATPVSPSSSNASVRKKLKLNSGPKLKPSKVSSKTSSSNPEELEIEIAEVLYGLKTQSQSPSLKKEDWREVNRSSSDTKSHVSSPISNSASANNMNLACNTSPLSAVAPKRKRPRQVLENSSYGARSSPVFTKPEMDQAPKNEISSPKLEKISGSTGENGFEMGGDLVNSQGQQVQHLLELKAPESIKIDSDFKSTAEESKSNADLVQQEETVLIKGKEMRTDYSGRQDSSLTTTASAAVTIIKASLIPAEAENQREEKFVIDLMAPPPLVRSSPDKQSKVDLAGSDQKPDPSIVDAELKSMMLKDEEEDKGKSGKVKLTNVTGEKIKGEKIAEEDEMLKPFEKKGKNLDLQLDLEKSERDGGNTLQHQVLKQPQMPLKVAKEEPATGKPGQLASSLPLPMSMATWPGGLPPPMGYMAPLQGVVSMDGSTVTPPPIHPPFSQPRPKRCATHCYIARNINYFQQFMKMNPFWQAAAGSASLFGAKPGNMNAVTVTELLGNSTGRGANSNIHEKGQNLTSNSIAGGKEKISQSANSSDSAHRKQQVMLQQALPPVAATSNLVGPAFIFPLNQQHAAAAAAASQRPAAAKSHTAASQASSNASRSASASAPATAGAASTPMSFNYPNMATNETQYLAILQNNAYPFPIPAVGAPPNYRGTPAQAMPIFNGPFYSSQMIHPSQLQHQQPTDSQSPQMLQAHQNASASSSSSSSQRHLPAQQIRSPSGGASGVAGSTNFPAQKPQSSHHTQQHISSTRPRLADNEIGGEESPTTTDNRGSWASVNIYGQNFAMPIHPQNFALMTPPPVLASAAASNVVPIGAVSNSEKKPPQQTQHQKSKGGVDSLPPHSFAMSFGTINGSNVSPGIDIATMTQNHAVFQNFPEATRQNIQMVAAVAAAQAAQKKNFRISEDIKSGGGDSVSTDAERKSSSGKVGIAQSIAFTRSDLADTPVSSIPANSGIDGSARSLNVLTGSARSSRPGTANSAGVGNVQNAHIQAQFQQQKMLQIKQQQLAATRKAPATINGNVYPDHLNSSSSISAKFPNPLSGYPQNIVHSNNSSPAQSPQWKNHTRTATSQAPSPPASSTVSTLKSHSQQHPRAQPPMHTQISFGGNQKTQTSAQGQAPLNNQQGPSAPMMVSSPTTSSISKGSGGSPRTTTTAPSSNKMNQASSLSAQPIKNPASIPSQKSPSILGNPQIASSPCSGARPHIQQQPHQQQLPKTMQQAQLFFSNPFSQVQTTNPISTSSTTSVPSGYYMQRRRPDQQSQPTQQLQNAPLTSTGAQSLTSSVTTSSAATNDPAKAIAAATCNVKGGGGLTSQAVIHAAQLAAQSAGTLLPVGFSYAHPVPAAIQTKPSEHKQSAGNDNLQQWQPENK